From Streptomyces sp. NBC_01754, a single genomic window includes:
- a CDS encoding aroma-sacti cluster domain-containing protein codes for MTRPPESGGAPGPPGDGEPPLVPEALYEAGLPVHLLSDEQLLVLSRLTPEELGVLLDIKSRLDEVEPEVQAHGEIAGGALF; via the coding sequence ATGACCCGACCCCCCGAGAGCGGCGGCGCCCCCGGCCCGCCCGGCGACGGCGAACCACCCCTCGTGCCGGAGGCGTTGTACGAGGCCGGACTGCCGGTGCACCTGCTGAGCGACGAGCAGCTGCTCGTGCTCAGCCGGCTGACGCCGGAGGAGCTGGGCGTGCTGCTCGACATCAAGAGCCGGCTGGACGAGGTGGAACCGGAGGTCCAGGCCCACGGCGAGATCGCCGGCGGCGCCCTGTTCTGA
- a CDS encoding sugar phosphate isomerase/epimerase family protein, which yields MKLAFSTLGVPGMSVTEVVRLAVEHGYQGVELRAHPEEPVHPGLTPLERGAVAAEFERGGVRVLTVAGYARVAAEGDDEPVLAELAGLVDLARDLGAPYVRVFPGGGGLDPDEADATAARRLGAAAPHAADLGVRILLETHDSHRAGADVARVVGTVGHGSVGAVWDVMHTWLAGEEAPASHAVLAPHLGYVQVKDIASVDDTTPLALGTGVLPLGACLDLLDPGTWVCWEYEKRWYPEAPELPGMLAGGREYLLRLGAPKQ from the coding sequence GTGAAGCTCGCTTTCTCGACCCTCGGAGTGCCGGGGATGTCCGTGACCGAGGTGGTACGGCTCGCCGTGGAGCACGGGTATCAGGGGGTGGAGCTGCGCGCCCACCCCGAGGAGCCGGTGCACCCGGGCCTCACCCCGCTCGAACGGGGCGCCGTGGCGGCGGAGTTCGAGCGGGGCGGGGTGCGGGTCCTGACCGTCGCCGGGTACGCGAGGGTCGCCGCCGAGGGCGACGACGAACCGGTGCTGGCCGAGCTCGCCGGGCTGGTGGACCTGGCGCGCGACCTGGGCGCGCCGTACGTCCGGGTGTTCCCGGGCGGCGGGGGCCTGGACCCGGACGAGGCCGACGCGACCGCCGCCCGGCGGCTGGGCGCGGCCGCTCCGCACGCCGCCGACCTGGGCGTACGGATCCTGCTGGAGACCCATGACTCGCACCGCGCCGGGGCCGACGTGGCCCGGGTGGTGGGCACGGTGGGACACGGGTCGGTCGGTGCCGTCTGGGATGTGATGCACACCTGGCTGGCGGGCGAGGAGGCTCCGGCGAGCCACGCGGTGCTCGCCCCGCACCTGGGCTACGTCCAGGTCAAGGACATCGCCTCCGTCGACGACACCACCCCGCTCGCCCTCGGCACCGGGGTGCTGCCGCTGGGGGCCTGTCTGGACCTGCTGGACCCCGGTACCTGGGTCTGCTGGGAGTACGAGAAGCGCTGGTACCCGGAGGCACCCGAGCTGCCGGGGATGCTGGCCGGGGGCCGGGAGTACCTGCTGCGGCTGGGCGCGCCGAAGCAGTAG
- a CDS encoding AAA family ATPase — protein sequence MTCPSCRQDLPPDARFCSSCGTPCAAAPAPGDDERKPVTVLFCDLVGSTALSGVLDPETLRTVTLRYFEAMSDRIVAEGGTPEKFIGDAVMAVFGVPVVREDDARRALAAALGMRDALAELNEELHATLGIRLVTRVGVNTGQVVAGGDATARQALVSGETVNIAARLEQNAGPGEILIGPHTLLAAGPTVSAEPTGPLRLKGKQDSVEAYRLLALGTDDPAQLRRFDVPFVGRRREQDALDAALARTVREGRAGLLRVTGEAGTGKTRLVREWLTRRTASGSLAYGAGRCRSHGERGSLTPLADAVRALASLTVRAGHPGAADDDATALLSAGLLRDGTPNAPFEDMCAALTTVLARAARSRPVVVVLDDAHAAAPLLLRTLERLAEGPGPAGVLMVCVGRPDGTAEGRDFLQVTGLPPAEAAGLAARLARLDGRRVPVDERVLARAEGNPLYLEQLLVGADGVAAGEGPEGGLPPTLQALLGARIGALAKAERTMVDLAAVIGREFTAAELVLLEVSARLAERPPPAVVAVPPGERARHLARVEEVLAALSRRRLVEPAPAGGPQDAAYRFSSGLVHEVTYASLSKRAKADRHAWAAELPGVLRAGDGAVGGHLERAYRYRAELGLLDDGTRRLRDRAAGALARAGAQAAARSDLPWAHSLLERAVQLAPDNAGSVRRLGETRVALGHIEEGAALLRRVRDMDSAPVESAHARLALVVLDPGGPGPGLTATARAVLPVFEAAGDSVGRARAHLRLAQRLQQAGRHEEAGRDQARALEQAVLAGAEPERAGALGAIGISLWRGPVPAPEAVERCRALLAAHGGARPTVRLTLNCPLAVLYALQDRPREAHGCLAEADALARKLRFAEAEVFLPVFRAAVESLLGHGPAALELLARADEAARHTGAAGMRTAVALDAARIELDSGLTRRAATRLAGVGDGTELSHADAVDLQGMRGRLSAAEGRPFEATVHADRAVAASLLTDSPLVQATAELDRAHTLYVLGRRADARAAARTAREHFTSKGHLPGARRAAGWPPETAVTDGPVAGTPVTDGPAADRTVPDATAPAEPVPRGTALTTRERG from the coding sequence ATGACCTGCCCCTCGTGCCGTCAGGACCTGCCGCCGGACGCCCGGTTCTGCTCGTCCTGCGGGACACCGTGCGCCGCCGCGCCCGCCCCGGGGGACGACGAACGCAAACCGGTGACGGTGCTCTTCTGCGATCTCGTCGGCTCCACGGCGCTGTCGGGCGTACTGGACCCGGAGACCCTGCGCACGGTGACGCTCCGGTACTTCGAGGCGATGAGCGACCGGATCGTGGCCGAGGGCGGCACCCCGGAGAAGTTCATCGGGGACGCCGTGATGGCGGTGTTCGGTGTTCCGGTGGTCCGGGAGGACGACGCCCGGCGGGCGCTGGCCGCGGCGCTCGGGATGCGGGACGCGCTGGCCGAGCTCAACGAGGAACTGCACGCCACGCTCGGCATCCGGCTGGTCACCCGGGTCGGTGTGAACACCGGTCAGGTGGTGGCCGGGGGCGACGCGACGGCCCGCCAGGCCCTGGTCTCCGGGGAGACGGTCAACATCGCCGCCCGGCTGGAGCAGAACGCCGGCCCGGGCGAGATCCTCATCGGGCCGCACACCCTGCTGGCCGCCGGACCGACGGTCTCCGCCGAGCCCACCGGGCCGCTGCGCCTCAAGGGCAAGCAGGACAGCGTGGAGGCCTACCGGCTGCTCGCACTGGGCACGGACGACCCGGCGCAGCTGCGCCGATTCGACGTGCCCTTCGTCGGCCGCCGCCGCGAACAGGACGCTCTGGACGCGGCCCTGGCCCGGACCGTGCGCGAGGGACGGGCGGGACTGCTGCGGGTCACCGGGGAGGCGGGCACCGGCAAGACCCGGCTGGTACGGGAGTGGCTGACCCGGCGCACCGCCTCGGGCTCTCTCGCCTACGGCGCGGGCCGCTGCCGCAGTCACGGGGAGCGGGGATCACTGACACCGCTCGCCGACGCCGTGCGCGCCCTGGCGTCGCTCACCGTCCGGGCGGGGCACCCCGGGGCGGCGGACGACGACGCGACGGCCCTGCTGTCGGCGGGGCTGCTGAGGGACGGCACCCCGAACGCGCCGTTCGAGGACATGTGTGCCGCGCTGACGACCGTGCTGGCCCGGGCCGCCCGGTCCCGGCCCGTCGTGGTGGTGCTCGACGACGCGCACGCGGCCGCGCCCCTGCTGCTGCGGACGCTGGAGCGGCTGGCCGAGGGGCCGGGCCCCGCGGGTGTGCTGATGGTCTGTGTGGGCCGCCCGGACGGGACCGCCGAGGGAAGGGACTTCCTCCAGGTCACCGGGCTGCCCCCCGCGGAGGCCGCGGGCCTCGCCGCGCGGCTGGCCCGGCTCGACGGACGGCGGGTACCGGTGGACGAGCGGGTCCTGGCCCGGGCCGAAGGCAATCCGCTGTACCTGGAACAACTGCTGGTCGGGGCGGACGGGGTGGCCGCCGGAGAGGGCCCCGAGGGCGGTCTGCCGCCCACGCTCCAGGCGCTGCTCGGCGCCCGTATCGGAGCGCTGGCGAAGGCCGAGCGGACCATGGTCGATCTCGCCGCCGTGATCGGCCGCGAGTTCACCGCGGCCGAACTCGTCCTGCTGGAGGTGTCCGCGCGGCTGGCCGAACGGCCGCCGCCCGCCGTGGTGGCCGTCCCGCCCGGGGAGCGGGCCCGGCACCTGGCGCGGGTCGAGGAGGTGCTCGCGGCGCTGAGCCGGCGCCGGCTGGTGGAGCCCGCGCCGGCCGGGGGCCCGCAGGACGCGGCCTACCGCTTCAGCAGCGGGCTGGTGCACGAGGTGACCTACGCGTCGCTGTCCAAGCGGGCCAAGGCCGACCGCCACGCCTGGGCGGCGGAGCTGCCCGGTGTGCTGCGTGCCGGCGACGGCGCCGTCGGCGGCCATCTGGAACGGGCCTACCGCTACCGGGCCGAGCTGGGGCTGCTCGATGACGGCACCCGGCGGCTGCGGGACCGGGCGGCCGGGGCGCTGGCCAGGGCCGGGGCCCAGGCCGCCGCCCGCTCCGACCTGCCCTGGGCGCACAGCCTGCTGGAGCGGGCGGTCCAACTCGCCCCCGACAACGCCGGATCGGTGCGCCGGCTGGGCGAGACACGGGTGGCGCTCGGACACATCGAGGAGGGGGCGGCCCTGCTGCGCCGGGTGCGGGACATGGACTCGGCGCCGGTGGAGTCCGCGCACGCCCGGCTGGCGCTGGTGGTGCTGGACCCAGGCGGCCCGGGCCCCGGTCTCACCGCGACCGCCCGGGCGGTCCTGCCGGTCTTCGAAGCGGCCGGGGACTCGGTGGGCCGGGCCCGGGCACATCTGCGGCTCGCCCAGCGCCTCCAGCAGGCCGGCCGCCACGAGGAGGCCGGACGCGACCAGGCGCGGGCCCTGGAACAGGCGGTGCTGGCCGGCGCCGAACCGGAGCGCGCCGGGGCGCTCGGGGCCATCGGCATCTCGCTGTGGCGCGGCCCGGTGCCCGCACCCGAGGCGGTGGAACGCTGCCGCGCGCTGCTGGCGGCGCACGGCGGGGCCCGCCCCACGGTCCGGCTCACCCTGAACTGCCCACTGGCCGTGCTGTACGCCCTCCAGGACCGGCCCCGCGAGGCGCACGGCTGCCTGGCGGAGGCGGACGCGCTGGCCCGGAAGCTGCGGTTCGCCGAGGCGGAGGTGTTCCTGCCGGTGTTCCGGGCGGCGGTGGAGTCGCTGCTGGGCCACGGCCCGGCCGCGCTGGAGCTGCTGGCCCGCGCCGACGAGGCGGCCCGGCACACCGGCGCGGCGGGGATGCGTACGGCGGTCGCGCTGGACGCGGCCCGGATCGAGCTCGACTCAGGACTCACCCGCCGGGCCGCCACCCGGCTCGCCGGCGTCGGCGACGGGACGGAGCTGAGCCACGCCGACGCGGTCGATCTGCAAGGGATGCGGGGCCGGCTGTCGGCCGCCGAGGGCCGCCCGTTCGAGGCGACCGTCCACGCGGACCGGGCGGTGGCGGCCTCGCTGCTCACGGACTCCCCCCTGGTCCAGGCGACGGCCGAACTGGACCGCGCCCACACCCTGTACGTCCTGGGCCGAAGAGCGGACGCCCGGGCCGCCGCGCGCACCGCGCGGGAGCACTTCACGAGCAAGGGACATCTGCCGGGGGCCCGCCGGGCCGCCGGCTGGCCGCCGGAGACAGCGGTGACGGACGGACCAGTGGCCGGCACACCGGTGACGGACGGACCGGCAGCCGACAGAACCGTGCCGGACGCGACGGCGCCCGCCGAACCGGTGCCGCGGGGGACCGCGCTCACCACGAGGGAGAGGGGCTGA
- a CDS encoding GAF domain-containing protein translates to MTPRTDATLAASPAPGEAARRELLQSVVDVARAIFGAAASSVFLLDEEADELVFQAVSGEGEEFLVGRRFPAGRGIAGWVVTSGEPMVVDDLSSDTSFDRSLAESTEFVPNALMAAPLISDSRILGVLEVLDPSPQARSGVRELDLLAMFARQAAAALRVLSPGPVAAGAGRALDDTRREDALQLLGSLERLLRGTG, encoded by the coding sequence ATGACTCCGAGAACTGACGCCACGCTCGCCGCCTCCCCCGCCCCGGGCGAGGCCGCCCGGCGCGAACTGCTCCAGTCGGTCGTCGATGTGGCACGCGCGATCTTCGGGGCTGCGGCCAGCTCCGTCTTCCTGCTCGACGAGGAGGCGGACGAACTGGTCTTCCAGGCCGTCTCCGGTGAGGGCGAGGAGTTCCTGGTGGGCCGCCGCTTCCCGGCCGGGCGGGGCATCGCCGGCTGGGTGGTGACCTCGGGTGAGCCGATGGTGGTGGACGATCTGAGCAGCGACACGTCCTTCGACCGCTCGCTGGCCGAGTCCACCGAGTTCGTACCGAACGCCCTGATGGCGGCCCCGCTGATCAGCGACTCCCGGATCCTCGGGGTGCTGGAGGTGCTGGACCCGTCACCGCAGGCGCGGTCGGGCGTCCGCGAGCTGGACCTGCTGGCGATGTTCGCCCGGCAGGCGGCCGCCGCCCTGCGGGTCCTCTCCCCGGGACCGGTGGCGGCGGGCGCCGGACGCGCCCTGGACGACACCCGGCGGGAGGACGCCTTGCAGCTGCTCGGCAGCCTGGAACGGCTGTTGCGGGGCACGGGCTGA
- a CDS encoding iron-containing redox enzyme family protein encodes MSAATRPNTSARLRVTLGLLDGELREAMEYLWRPEDLLPRYRTYLCAMHTVVRASVPLMERARERALLLAARGDDPVAGPLAAYLAGHIREEEGHDTWLLEDLRAAGARPGDALAPMPAPVVAALAGSQYYWIEHHHPVALLGYIAVLEGYAPADGLTSRIARLTGLPDAALRTVREHAALDTGHLDDLHAALDALPLTPRQEADVVISALHSLDALTRLFVRLGRSTAVPPRRGAGPSSPMGVPP; translated from the coding sequence GTGAGCGCCGCCACCCGGCCGAACACGTCGGCGCGGCTACGGGTCACCCTGGGGCTGCTGGACGGCGAGTTACGGGAGGCGATGGAGTACCTGTGGCGTCCGGAGGACCTGCTGCCGCGCTACCGCACGTATCTGTGCGCCATGCACACGGTGGTGCGGGCCTCCGTTCCGCTGATGGAGCGGGCCCGGGAACGCGCCCTGCTGCTGGCGGCCCGGGGTGACGATCCGGTGGCCGGTCCGCTCGCGGCCTACCTGGCCGGGCACATCCGGGAGGAGGAGGGCCACGACACCTGGCTGCTGGAGGACCTGCGGGCGGCCGGCGCCCGGCCCGGGGACGCGCTCGCCCCGATGCCCGCGCCGGTCGTCGCGGCACTCGCCGGCTCCCAGTACTACTGGATCGAGCACCACCACCCGGTCGCCCTGCTCGGCTACATCGCGGTGCTGGAGGGGTACGCCCCCGCCGACGGGCTGACCTCCCGTATCGCCCGTCTGACGGGGCTGCCGGACGCCGCCCTGCGGACCGTACGGGAACACGCGGCGCTGGACACCGGGCATCTGGACGACCTCCACGCGGCGCTGGACGCCCTTCCCCTGACGCCACGTCAGGAGGCGGACGTCGTGATCAGCGCCCTGCACTCCCTCGACGCCCTCACCCGACTGTTCGTCCGGCTCGGGCGCTCCACGGCGGTACCACCGCGGCGGGGGGCCGGACCTTCCTCACCGATGGGAGTACCACCATGA
- a CDS encoding glycoside hydrolase family 3 protein: protein MHHRTSRRTLLTATAATAAAAATGAVAVPGVAQASGRSGTSTDSRLKRLIARMSLEEKVGQLFVMRVYGHSATSPDQADIDANLDEIGVRTAAELISAYHVGGIIYFTWAHNTRDPHQIADLSNGIQRAGLAQPTPVPLLVSTDQEHGIVCRVGEPATLLPGAMALGAGGSRSDARTAARIAGAELAALGINQNYAPDADVNVNPANPVIGVRSFGSDPQSVAGLVAAQVKGYQGAGVASTAKHFPGHGDTSTDSHTGLPSILHTREEWAELDAPPFRAAVAAGIDSIMTAHIVVPALDPSEDPATLSRPILTGILREELGYDGVVVTDSLGMEGVRTKYGDERVPVLALQAGVDQLLNPPDLRVAWNAVLTAVKSGEISEARIEESILRILRLKARLGLFRDPYVTRRGVDRTVGVREHLATADRITERTTTLLSHTGRLLPLSRRTHRNVLVVGADPASPSGTTGPPTTTLADAFHELGFTATALPTGTEPSPSAIDQAVAAAAGKDAVVVATYNVTATSSQRTLVRALAATGVPVITLAIRNPYDVAHLTDTGHAASLAAYSWTDVELRAAVRVIAGRAGPAGRLPVPVQRADAPAETLYPVGHGLSY from the coding sequence GTGCACCACCGCACCTCCAGACGCACCCTCCTCACCGCCACCGCGGCCACCGCCGCCGCCGCGGCGACCGGAGCCGTCGCCGTCCCCGGCGTGGCCCAGGCATCCGGCAGGTCCGGCACCTCCACCGACAGCCGCCTCAAGCGGCTCATCGCCCGGATGAGCCTGGAGGAGAAGGTCGGCCAGCTCTTCGTGATGCGGGTGTACGGGCACTCCGCCACCTCGCCCGACCAGGCGGACATCGACGCCAACCTCGACGAGATCGGGGTGCGCACCGCCGCGGAGCTGATCTCCGCGTACCACGTCGGCGGCATCATCTACTTCACCTGGGCGCACAACACCCGCGACCCGCACCAGATCGCCGACCTCTCCAACGGCATCCAGCGCGCCGGGCTCGCCCAGCCCACTCCGGTGCCCCTCCTCGTCTCCACGGACCAGGAGCACGGCATCGTCTGCCGGGTCGGTGAGCCCGCCACACTCCTGCCCGGGGCGATGGCCCTCGGCGCGGGCGGCTCGCGCTCGGACGCGCGCACGGCGGCCCGGATCGCCGGGGCGGAGCTGGCCGCGCTGGGGATCAACCAGAACTACGCCCCCGACGCGGACGTCAACGTCAACCCGGCCAACCCGGTCATCGGTGTACGCTCCTTCGGCTCCGACCCGCAGTCCGTCGCGGGGCTGGTCGCCGCGCAGGTGAAGGGGTATCAGGGCGCCGGGGTCGCCTCCACGGCCAAGCACTTCCCCGGCCACGGAGACACCAGCACGGACAGCCACACCGGGCTGCCCTCCATCCTCCACACCCGTGAGGAATGGGCCGAGCTGGACGCCCCGCCGTTCCGGGCGGCCGTCGCCGCGGGCATCGACTCGATCATGACCGCCCACATCGTGGTCCCGGCGCTGGACCCCTCCGAGGATCCCGCCACCCTCTCCCGCCCCATCCTCACCGGCATCCTCCGCGAGGAGCTGGGATACGACGGGGTCGTGGTCACCGACTCCCTCGGCATGGAGGGCGTCCGCACCAAGTACGGCGACGAGCGTGTGCCGGTGCTCGCCCTCCAGGCCGGTGTCGACCAGCTGCTGAACCCGCCGGACCTCCGCGTCGCCTGGAACGCCGTCCTGACGGCGGTGAAGAGCGGGGAGATCAGCGAGGCCCGCATCGAGGAATCGATCCTGCGGATCCTGCGGCTGAAGGCGAGGCTCGGCCTCTTCCGCGACCCCTACGTCACCCGCCGGGGCGTCGACCGCACCGTCGGTGTCAGGGAGCACCTGGCCACCGCCGACCGCATCACCGAGCGCACGACGACCCTGCTCAGCCACACCGGCCGGCTGCTGCCGCTCTCCCGCCGTACGCACCGGAACGTGCTCGTCGTCGGAGCCGATCCGGCCTCACCGTCCGGTACGACCGGTCCGCCCACCACCACCCTGGCCGACGCCTTCCACGAGCTGGGGTTCACCGCGACCGCCCTGCCCACCGGCACCGAGCCCTCCCCGTCGGCGATCGACCAGGCGGTGGCCGCCGCCGCGGGCAAGGACGCCGTGGTGGTGGCGACGTACAACGTCACCGCGACGAGCTCCCAGCGGACGCTGGTCCGCGCGCTCGCGGCGACGGGCGTCCCGGTGATCACCCTGGCGATCCGCAACCCGTACGACGTCGCCCATCTGACCGACACGGGACACGCGGCGAGCCTGGCCGCCTACTCCTGGACCGACGTCGAACTGCGGGCCGCCGTCCGGGTGATCGCGGGCCGGGCCGGACCGGCGGGCCGGCTCCCGGTGCCCGTCCAGCGCGCGGACGCCCCCGCCGAGACGCTGTACCCGGTCGGCCACGGGCTGTCCTACTGA
- a CDS encoding S8 family peptidase translates to MGATGTGTAPERGLGLTWSLRGRGPEDVPVPADPGPPGGRPEPRATGRGVRVCVVDSGVERDHPLVGPVDGSWVVVKDGESGALTVEPTTTGDTCGHGTACAGIIRRTAPDCELHSVRVLGERFSGTGDVLMAGLRWAVEQRFDVVNLSLSTTRTRFAPELHELADRAYFARTVIVASAHNTPVESFPWRFASVISVGSHQEDDPELHLYNPRPPVEFFGPGQNVSVPWLGGRTIRTTGNSFATPYVAGLCARVLSAHPRMTAFQLKNALYLSAANVHAGPRPSTAAGDTCDDSEN, encoded by the coding sequence ATGGGAGCCACCGGAACGGGAACGGCACCGGAGCGGGGACTGGGACTGACCTGGAGCCTGCGCGGGCGCGGTCCCGAGGACGTGCCGGTGCCCGCCGACCCGGGGCCGCCGGGCGGCCGGCCCGAACCCCGGGCGACCGGGCGCGGGGTGCGGGTGTGCGTGGTGGACTCGGGGGTGGAGCGCGACCATCCGCTGGTAGGCCCGGTGGACGGCTCCTGGGTGGTGGTCAAGGACGGGGAGAGCGGTGCGCTCACCGTCGAGCCGACCACGACCGGGGACACCTGCGGGCACGGCACCGCGTGTGCGGGCATCATCCGCCGCACCGCCCCCGACTGCGAGCTGCACAGCGTCCGCGTCCTCGGCGAGCGCTTCTCCGGCACGGGGGACGTCCTGATGGCCGGCCTGCGCTGGGCGGTGGAGCAGCGCTTCGACGTGGTGAACCTGAGCCTGTCGACCACCCGCACCCGGTTCGCGCCGGAGCTGCACGAACTGGCCGACCGCGCCTACTTCGCCCGTACGGTGATCGTGGCGTCGGCGCACAACACCCCGGTGGAGAGCTTCCCCTGGCGGTTCGCCTCGGTGATCTCCGTCGGCAGCCACCAGGAGGACGACCCCGAACTCCACCTGTACAACCCGCGGCCCCCGGTGGAGTTCTTCGGGCCGGGGCAGAACGTGTCGGTGCCGTGGCTGGGCGGCCGGACGATCCGTACGACCGGGAACAGCTTCGCCACCCCGTACGTCGCGGGACTCTGTGCCCGGGTCCTCTCCGCACATCCCAGGATGACGGCCTTTCAGCTGAAGAACGCCCTCTATCTGTCCGCGGCCAACGTGCACGCCGGTCCGCGTCCTTCCACAGCGGCAGGAGATACCTGTGATGACTCCGAGAACTGA